GTTTCTATCATATCACTGTGGTACATTCTTTCACCCAGGCAATAcatgttaacataattaaataaactatagtgagATTATAATAAACAAtggaaaacatatttataaagattAATTTATGGTTAAAATAATCACTAAAAGTTTCTGTGAACACAACTTTAAAAGAACTAGATACATTATGTAGAAAAACATTAATTTCAATTAAGTTCAGTCTTTGACTTAGTGTGAATTCTCAGAAATAGTCCCTAACTTCAAGTAAACTGTCCTTAAGACTTTGCATGGAAGCTGGGATAGGTCTAGTTGTCACAGTGTCTACTACTAGTGTAGGGGACTGACTAAATCAGATCAGTTTATATGTTTTcatgataaaataattatgtaattaataaCATTTACTCCTATTCTGTTTCTTATTGACAGGTGAATTCACAGACGGCAATAATCCTAGTCCTGATAAGAGTtcagatgcttctttacatcttctGCAAAATCAAAGAAGCCACGTGGGAAATGTACATCTTTGTAAACATCTGaatattcatacaggagaaaagccattttcCTGTCTTATATGTGGGAAATTGTTTAACTATAGAAAAAATCTTGTTGCTCATCGGAAAATACATAGAGCAAAAAAAggatttttatgttctgactgtgggaaatattgtgctcagaaatcacatcttattgatcatcagaaaattcacacaggagaaaaagcattttcatgtcctgactgtggaaaatgttttactctaaaatcaactcttattaggcatcagaaaattcatactggggagaaagcattttcatgttctgaatgtggaaaatgttttactctgaaatcacatcTTCTTAGCCATCAGAaagttcatacaggggagaaaccattttcatgttctgactgtgggaaatgctttactctgaaatcaactcttcttagccatcagaaaattcatacaggagaaaaagcatttacaTGTtccgactgtgggaaatgttttactcagaaatcaaatcttattacgcatcagaaaattcatactggggagaaagcattttcatgttctgactgtgggaaatgttttacccggaaaattactcttattaagcatcagaaaactcatactggggagaaagcattttcatgttctgactgtgggaaatgttttactctcaaATCAAATCTTagtaggcatcagaaaattcatacaggagagaaagcattttcatgttctgactgtgggaaatgttttactcagaaatcaactcttcttagccatcagaaaattcatacaggtgagaaaggattttcatgttctgactgtgggaaatgttttgctctgaaatcaaatcttattagccatcagaaaattcatgcaggggagaaaggattttcatgttctaaatgcggaaaatgttttactcggaaaacaACTCTTATTAACcatcagaaaactcatattaaAAGAAATCAGAGTTTAACCTCCTAAGTACAGAGGGTGGTATGTAGTTGTCACCCACACAATACCAATTGCTGATGATGACTGCATGTGACCCCCTGGGGCATGCAGTTTTGGAGCTGTTTGATTCCCTTTCTGCACATCAAGCATTTATGAGGTGACCCCAGGGTGgatgtgatttaaatcactagtcagtaggattacattaataataacaatagaaatagttttatttaactaaaacaataacattattttttattttaatgctttcccctccctcctcacacttaggtccttgtgcagatctattccactacaatcttctattcagtgaactTCCTGAAATTTAGTAtgtgttgattctgtgtacatagatttgcaggggagcaatgacattaaaggaaaatacagtcaaaattaaactttcatgattcagaaagaacattaaatttttaataattctctaattgacttctcttatctaattcttgatatccattgttgaaaagcctgcataggtagACTCACTCAGATGtaatgtactactgtgagctagcctGTTGTCACTGTCTCATCCATTGTATTCagataggccccagtagagcattgctatccttcaactaaggattccaagagaatgaagaaaatataatagaagtaaatctgaaaatggtatgttctatctgaaacccaaaagttatctttcatgattatagtctatttatcaactctatgttaattttataacattttgctgtgaagaaggggcatgttatttatGCAGATACAAATTCACAGTTCAGTGAAGTTGATTGAAtggcgcttcactttacagatggacaatgacccaaaaacTTAAGGCAGAAAGACCCATGAGCAAACGATAACTGATgacagctgcagtaaaggcctggcaaagcatTACAAAGGAGGAAACCCAGCATTTGATGAACTTCCAGACTTTAAGCAGTCATTGCCTACAGATTCTtgacaaagtattaaaaattaacattttattaatgattgtgttaatttgtccaattacatttgagcccctgaaataagatgactgtgtatgaaaatggttgcaattcctaatCGTTTCATATGGtatttttgttcaaccccttgaattaaagataaaagcctgcacttaaagggacagtttactcaaaatatttatccactttaatttgttcccaattatccactttacctattggagtgtattaaattgtttacaagtagctaatttacctttatattggcatttgaaatagttgatttagcatgtggtatccccacctattgtgaaagtttgtggccgcaggtccaagctatagataagctttgtaaacactgtcagtagaagaaattacactcccagtgggatatagcagagataaggtaatacaatgttgattgtacattgttttctccaagtactggtgattgtttaatggacagatataagataacgaagcaggtatatgtacacaacgtgatacagtaatgagatctgattatacctacaagctcaacccattttattaggttgtggcttcaaaacacaaaatcagagctttaatataaacaaataaaccttaaaaagctaattttcatatttttttgcagttggtaaaaaagcaattgtaaacacattaagggaacaactattttacagtatactgtccctttaaattgcatctCGGTtgtttcatttaaaatacattgaGGTGGCATACAGAGCCAGAATTATAaaaattgtgtcagtgtccaattatttacagacctaactgtatatacatgattatatataggtatagatatacatagatatatatatatatatatatatatatatatatatatatatatatatatacttagaacatattctgctatgtgcagaaaattggaatgtgaaagatttacagtaaatacaaagtataagaatttattaaaaatgaatattgcataaatatggtttttcatgttttcagctacttaattacaaagggctctaatgcgtgtgtgtgtgtatatacagaatctcacaaaagtgagtacaccccacatttttgtaaatattctattatatcttttcatgtaacaacactgaataaatgacattttgctacaatgtaaagtagtaagtgtacagcctgtataacagtgtaatttgctgtcccctttaaaataactcaacacacagccattaatgtctaaacctttggcaacaaaagtgagtacacccctaagtgaaaatgttcaaattgggcccatttagccattttctctccctggtgtcatgtgactcgttagtgttacaaggtctcaagtgtgaatggggagcaggtgtgttaaatttggtgttatcgctctcacactctcatactggtcattggaagttcaacatgccacctcatggcaaataactgaagatctgaaaaaaataatgtttGCTCTAGATAAAGATgggctaggctataagaagattgccaagaccctgaaactgagctgcagcacggtgggcaagaccatacagcggtttt
This genomic stretch from Bombina bombina isolate aBomBom1 chromosome 4, aBomBom1.pri, whole genome shotgun sequence harbors:
- the LOC128657280 gene encoding zinc finger protein OZF-like, whose product is MEEWEYIEGHKELYKDVMMETRQALRTNEIPGNESSELTGHRDENLDTETQGELVQNIQPVESPSDVSAELTGHSNENLDTGSQGDLVQNIQPSDVSAGDDDINTDVDVKTEDVNVTCQLEAPMQEMCDSDNAGVNDAKISCNTKQTEDQWLRNMPGAAEQEICANISTGEFTDGNNPSPDKSSDASLHLLQNQRSHVGNVHLCKHLNIHTGEKPFSCLICGKLFNYRKNLVAHRKIHRAKKGFLCSDCGKYCAQKSHLIDHQKIHTGEKAFSCPDCGKCFTLKSTLIRHQKIHTGEKAFSCSECGKCFTLKSHLLSHQKVHTGEKPFSCSDCGKCFTLKSTLLSHQKIHTGEKAFTCSDCGKCFTQKSNLITHQKIHTGEKAFSCSDCGKCFTRKITLIKHQKTHTGEKAFSCSDCGKCFTLKSNLSRHQKIHTGEKAFSCSDCGKCFTQKSTLLSHQKIHTDGQ